A stretch of Candidatus Sphingomonas phytovorans DNA encodes these proteins:
- a CDS encoding potassium channel family protein: MSRRPAPGDSFPGLRRKSRTPVWLSLVWRVLLALGLIGIALAVHWLDRDGLRDNIDGSITFVDVLYFTMITITTVGYGDIVPVTPQARMFDTFVVTPIRLFVWLIFLGTAYDFLLKRVWEKWRMSVIQRHLSGHIVVAGYGTSGTEAVSELIRRGADAQTIVVIDERAAALRHAEERGAAVIEGDATRNATLEAVKIDRAKAIIISAGRDDTSILIVLTARRLAPHVPISVIIRSEDNEALARQAGATTVINPASFAGLLLAGSTHGPHIADYMADLAAADGRVALHERPVTADEVGRPLAQIGTGLGVRIYRGDRAFGFWEIEAGHLQQGDSILEVVPRPAHDSPG; the protein is encoded by the coding sequence ATGTCGCGTCGTCCAGCCCCAGGGGACAGCTTTCCCGGCCTGCGCCGCAAGAGCCGGACGCCGGTCTGGCTGTCGCTGGTCTGGCGGGTGCTGCTCGCGCTCGGGCTGATCGGCATCGCGCTGGCGGTCCACTGGCTCGACCGCGACGGGCTGCGCGACAATATCGATGGTTCGATCACCTTTGTCGACGTGCTCTATTTCACGATGATCACCATCACCACGGTCGGTTACGGCGATATCGTGCCGGTCACGCCGCAGGCGCGGATGTTCGACACCTTCGTCGTCACGCCGATAAGGCTGTTCGTGTGGCTGATCTTTCTTGGCACTGCTTATGATTTCCTTCTCAAGCGCGTCTGGGAGAAATGGCGTATGAGCGTTATCCAGCGGCATCTGAGCGGCCACATCGTCGTCGCCGGCTACGGCACCAGCGGTACCGAGGCGGTGTCCGAGCTGATCCGGCGCGGCGCGGATGCCCAGACCATCGTCGTGATCGACGAGCGTGCCGCCGCGCTGCGCCATGCCGAGGAACGCGGTGCCGCCGTGATCGAGGGCGACGCGACCCGCAACGCGACGCTGGAGGCGGTGAAGATCGACCGGGCAAAGGCGATCATCATCTCGGCCGGGCGCGACGATACCTCGATCCTGATCGTGCTGACCGCGCGCCGCCTCGCGCCCCATGTCCCGATCAGCGTCATCATCCGGTCGGAGGACAATGAGGCGCTGGCACGACAGGCCGGCGCGACGACCGTGATCAACCCGGCCAGCTTCGCCGGGCTGCTGCTCGCCGGCTCTACCCATGGTCCGCATATCGCCGACTACATGGCCGATCTCGCCGCCGCCGACGGCCGGGTCGCGCTGCACGAACGCCCGGTGACGGCGGACGAGGTGGGCAGGCCGCTCGCACAGATCGGAACCGGGCTTGGCGTGCGCATCTATCGCGGCGATCGCGCCTTCGGCTTCTGGGAGATCGAGGCCGGGCACCTCCAGCAGGGGGATTCGATCCTCGAAGTGGTGCCGCGACCGGCTCACGATTCGCCTGGCTGA
- a CDS encoding GlsB/YeaQ/YmgE family stress response membrane protein, giving the protein MGLIILLIVGGVIGWVASMIMRTDAQQGVFLNVVVGIVGAVLAGFLLSPLLGVPPITSGGYSIATILVSLLGAVVLLAIVNLVRRGSIR; this is encoded by the coding sequence ATGGGTCTCATTATTCTCTTGATCGTCGGCGGCGTGATCGGCTGGGTCGCCAGCATGATCATGCGCACCGATGCGCAGCAGGGCGTCTTCCTGAACGTCGTGGTCGGCATCGTCGGCGCGGTCCTGGCCGGATTCCTGCTGTCGCCGCTGCTTGGCGTGCCGCCGATTACCAGCGGCGGATACAGCATCGCGACGATCCTCGTGTCGCTGCTTGGCGCGGTCGTGCTGCTCGCGATCGTCAACCTGGTACGCCGCGGGTCGATCCGCTAA